GCGGCGCGGCGCGGCGCGGCGCGGCGCGGCGCGGCGCAAATCATCGCCGGCGCGGCCTCTCGAGCCGATCGAGTTCCTGCTCCGAGAAGCCCGCCCGCCGGCGCGCCGGGCGATTCAATGGCGGGCGCGGCCAGGGGGCATCGAAGGCGTCGATCAGCGCCCGGTACTGCGCTTCGGGCTCCAGGCCGCGCTGCGCACAGAAATGGCGGAACCAGCGATCCCCCAAAGCGACATGACCGATCTCGTCGCGCAGGATGATGTCGAGCACGGCCAGCGTCCGGGTATCGCCCGACCTGCGCAGCCGGGCCATGATCGGCGGCGTGGCATCCAGCCCCCGCGCCTCGAGCACCCGCGGCACCAGCGCCATGCGCGCCAACGGGTCGTGCGCGGTCTTCACCGTCATCTCCCACAAGCCGTTGTGCGCGGGAAAGTCGCCGTAGGCCGCCCCCGCCGCCGCCAGGCAGTCGCAAACGAGACCGAAGTGGCGGGCCTCCTCGGCGGCGACGTCCACCCAGCCGGTGTAGAAATCCTCGGGCAGGTCGCGAAAGCGATAAACACAGTCGAGCGCCAGATTGATGGCGTTGAACTCGATGTGGGCAATGGCATGCAGCAAGGCCGCATGCCCGTTTTCGGCCGACGGGCGACGATCGGGCACTGCGGCCGGATCGATCAGCACCGGCCGTGGCGGCCGGCCCGGCTCGCCGATCGGCAACGGCGCCTCGTCGGGGCAGGGTCCCAGACGCCCCGCGTCCGCATCCGCCTTGAGCGCGGCCACCAGGGCGCATTTGTGCGCCGGATCACAGGCCTGCAGCGCCGCGCGGGCCGCCGCGTGAATCGATGCGCCCACCGGCCGGTCAGCGCATCCCGGGCAGCATGCCCTTCATGCCGCGCATCATCTTGGCCATGCCGCCCTTGGAGAACTGTTTCATGACCTTCTGGGTCTGCTCGAACTGCTTGAGCAGCCGATTGACCTCCTGGACCGGCACCCCCGCGCCGGCGGCGATGCGGCGCTTGCGCGAGGCCTTGAGGATGCCCGGATTGGCCCGTTCTGCCGGCGTCATGGAGTTGATGATCCCCTCGACACGGCCGACCATCTTCTCTTCGACCCCGCCCTGCAGCTGTCCGGCCGCCTGGGCGAACTGGGCCGGCATCTTGTCCATGAGGGCGCCGATGCCGCCCATCTTGCGCATCTGGCCGATCTGATCCTTGAAATCGTTCAGGTCGAAGCCCTTGCCGCTCTTGAGCTTCTTCGCAAAAGCCTTGGCCTGCTCTTCGTCGACATTGCGGCGCGCTTCATCGACCAGACCGAGAATGTCGCCCATGCCGAGGATGCGCGAGGCCATCCGGTCCGGATGGAACTCTTCGAGACCGTCGAGCTTTTCGGCCACCCCGGCGAATTTGAGCGGCTTGCCGGTGACATGACGCACGGACAGGGCCGCGCCACCACGCGCGTCACCGTCCAGCTTGGTGAGCACCACCCCAGTCAGCGGCAGAGCCTCGTTGAAGGCCTGGGCGGTGTTGACCGCGTCCTGGCCGAGCATGGCATCGACGACGAAGAGCGTCTCGACCGGATCGACCGCGGCATGCAGGGCCTGGATCTCCTCCATCATGGCGGTATCGATGGCCAGACGACCGGCGGTATCGACCAGCAGCACGTCGATGAAGTGCTTGCGAGCATAGTCGACCGCGGCCCGCGCGATATCGACGGGTTTCTGCGAGACCTCCGAGGGGAAGAACTCGACGCCCGCCTGGGCCGCCACGGTCTTGAGCTGCTCAATGGCGGCCGGCCGATACACGTCGGTGGAGACCACGAGCACCTTCTTCTTCTGGCGCTCGCGCAGCATCTTGGCAAGCTTGCCGGTGGTGGTGGTCTTGCCGGCGCCCTGCAGGCCGGCCATGAGCACGATGGCCGGCGGAGTCACCGCCAGATTCAGGCCTTCGTGCTGCCCACCCATCAGGGTCCGCAGCTCGTCGTGCACCACGCCGACGAGTGCCTGGCCGGGTGTCAGCGAGCCGATCACTTCCTGGCCGACGGCCTTTTCGCGGACCCGGCTCACGAATTCCTTGACTACCGGCAGCGCCACGTCCGCCTCGAGCAGGGCCATCCGGACCTCGCGCATGGCATCCTTGATGTTGTCTTCGGTCAGGCGCGCCTGACCCCGGATGGTTTTGACGACCTTGGTCAGTCGTTGCGTCAGATTGTCCAGCATGATTGGTTCGAAAATCGGCCTTGGAGTAAACTCGTCGAATGCCCTCGATTCTACTGCATCTGGTGCCTGCCTCCATGTACGCCGCACTTGGCGTGCACTTCTGGCGTTCCCGCTGGCAAGCGGCGGGCGAAGTGCCCCGTCGCGGCCTGTCCGCCTGGGAGCGCGCGGCGCTGCTGATGGCCCTGCTGGCCCACGGCGCGGTGCTGCACCGGGAACTGTTTCCTGGCTCCGGCATGCATTTCGGCTTCGGCACCGCTCTGTCGCTGATGGTGTGGCTGGCCGTGGTGTTCTACTGGATCGAGAACTTCTTCTCCCGGCTCGACGGGCTGCAGACCTTCGTGATGCCCGCCGCGGCGGTGTGCGCCTTCCTGCCCGGGCTGTTTCCGCCGCCACATCTGCTGGCCCAGGCCGGTTCGCCGGCCTTCCGGGCCCACTTCATCGTCGCCATGCTCGCCTACAGCCTGTTCACGCTGGCGACCCTGCACGCGATCCTGATGTCGATCGCGGAAAAACGCCTGCACCATGCGCGCCTGTCGGCGGTGTTCGCCAGCCTTCCGCCACTATTGACGATGGAGCGGCTGCTGTTCCGCCTGATCCGTATCGCCTTCGTCCTCCTGACCCTGACCCTGATCTCCGGCGTCATGTTCTCCGAAGCGCTCTTCGGCAAGGCCTTTCAGGTGGATCACAAGACCGTCTTCGCGTTCATCTCGTGGCTGTTGTTCGGTGCTCTGCTGATGGGCCGTCGGCTGTGGGGCTGGCGCGGCAAGATGGCCCAACGCTGGACCATGGCCGGATTCGTGGCGCTCATGCTGGCCTATGTCGGTAGCCGCTTCGTGCTCGAGGTGCTCCTGCATCGCCCCGTGTGAAGCCTCATCCGCCGATTGACAAGCGCATGAGGCATCGGAATACTCGAAACCGTCGAGATTTGTGCTGATTCCCCGTGCCTGACCCTGCCTTGGCCATGCAACTGGCCGCCCTGGCCTTGCTGCTGGTGTTTTCCGGTCTGTTTTCCATGTCGGAAACCACCATGATGGCCGCCAATCGCTATCGACTGCGCTCGATGGCATCCAACGGACACCATGGCGCCCAGCTGGCTCTGGATCTGCTCGGCCAGACCGAAAAGCTCCTCGGCGTCATCCTGTTGTTCAACAACCTGATCAACGCCGCCGCCGCGACGCTGGTGAGCGTCATCACGATCCAGCTGTTCGGCAATGAACGCTGGGCCCTCGGGGTCGGCACCCTGCTGGTCACCTTCCTGATCCTGGTCTTCTCCGAGATCACCCCCAAGGTCATCGGCGCGCGCTATGCCGACCGCCTCGCGGTGATGTACGCCTTTCCGCTGGCCTTCCTGCTGCGGGTCACCTAC
The nucleotide sequence above comes from Nitrogeniibacter mangrovi. Encoded proteins:
- a CDS encoding ferritin-like domain-containing protein, producing MGASIHAAARAALQACDPAHKCALVAALKADADAGRLGPCPDEAPLPIGEPGRPPRPVLIDPAAVPDRRPSAENGHAALLHAIAHIEFNAINLALDCVYRFRDLPEDFYTGWVDVAAEEARHFGLVCDCLAAAGAAYGDFPAHNGLWEMTVKTAHDPLARMALVPRVLEARGLDATPPIMARLRRSGDTRTLAVLDIILRDEIGHVALGDRWFRHFCAQRGLEPEAQYRALIDAFDAPWPRPPLNRPARRRAGFSEQELDRLERPRRR
- the ffh gene encoding signal recognition particle protein; this encodes MLDNLTQRLTKVVKTIRGQARLTEDNIKDAMREVRMALLEADVALPVVKEFVSRVREKAVGQEVIGSLTPGQALVGVVHDELRTLMGGQHEGLNLAVTPPAIVLMAGLQGAGKTTTTGKLAKMLRERQKKKVLVVSTDVYRPAAIEQLKTVAAQAGVEFFPSEVSQKPVDIARAAVDYARKHFIDVLLVDTAGRLAIDTAMMEEIQALHAAVDPVETLFVVDAMLGQDAVNTAQAFNEALPLTGVVLTKLDGDARGGAALSVRHVTGKPLKFAGVAEKLDGLEEFHPDRMASRILGMGDILGLVDEARRNVDEEQAKAFAKKLKSGKGFDLNDFKDQIGQMRKMGGIGALMDKMPAQFAQAAGQLQGGVEEKMVGRVEGIINSMTPAERANPGILKASRKRRIAAGAGVPVQEVNRLLKQFEQTQKVMKQFSKGGMAKMMRGMKGMLPGMR
- a CDS encoding cytochrome C assembly family protein, with protein sequence MPSILLHLVPASMYAALGVHFWRSRWQAAGEVPRRGLSAWERAALLMALLAHGAVLHRELFPGSGMHFGFGTALSLMVWLAVVFYWIENFFSRLDGLQTFVMPAAAVCAFLPGLFPPPHLLAQAGSPAFRAHFIVAMLAYSLFTLATLHAILMSIAEKRLHHARLSAVFASLPPLLTMERLLFRLIRIAFVLLTLTLISGVMFSEALFGKAFQVDHKTVFAFISWLLFGALLMGRRLWGWRGKMAQRWTMAGFVALMLAYVGSRFVLEVLLHRPV